The following proteins are encoded in a genomic region of Glycine max cultivar Williams 82 chromosome 18, Glycine_max_v4.0, whole genome shotgun sequence:
- the LOC100807324 gene encoding probable E3 ubiquitin-protein ligase RHC2A translates to MMMSSGTSSYWCYRCSRFVRVWPHHTIVCPDCDGGFIEEIEHPPRSVHLDPRRRQRFPAAAMYMIGQRPSSDHPSRPAALRRTRRNGGDRSPFNPVIVLRGGAATAEDESRGFELFYDDGAGSGLRPLPPSMSEFLLGSGFDRLLEQLSQIEINGIGRYEHPPASKAAIDSLPTIEIDDTHLAMESHCAVCKEAFELGTAVREMPCKHIYHPECILPWLALHNSCPVCRHELPADTPNPNQNQNPSQNVALNEEENVGLTIWRLPGGGFAVGRFSGGRRGAERELPVVYTEMDGGFNNGGGEPRRISWSRGNRGRESGGLTRFFRNLFGCFRGSSTQRSASSRESMRASSSRSSTMDPSLRSRRTWSMDVNSGMRAW, encoded by the coding sequence ATGATGATGTCTTCCGGGACATCCTCGTACTGGTGCTACCGCTGCAGCCGCTTCGTTCGCGTCTGGCCCCACCACACCATCGTCTGTCCCGACTGCGACGGCGGCTTCATCGAAGAAATCGAACACCCGCCCCGCTCCGTCCACCTCGACCCCCGCCGCCGCCAACGCTTCCCCGCCGCCGCCATGTACATGATCGGCCAGCGCCCTTCCTCGGACCACCCCTCCCGCCCCGCTGCCCTCCGCCGCACCCGCCGCAACGGCGGCGACCGCTCCCCCTTCAACCCCGTCATCGTCCTCCGCGGCGGCGCAGCCACCGCGGAGGATGAAAGTCGCGGCTTTGAACTCTTCTACGACGACGGCGCCGGCTCCGGCCTCCGACCCTTACCACCTAGCATGTCAGAGTTTCTCCTCGGATCTGGCTTCGACAGACTCTTGGAACAACTCTCTCAGATTGAGATCAACGGTATTGGACGGTACGAGCACCCTCCTGCTTCAAAAGCAGCCATTGATTCATTACCAACCATCGAAATTGATGACACCCATTTAGCCATGGAGTCACACTGCGCGGTTTGTAAGGAAGCTTTCGAATTAGGAACTGCAGTTAGAGAAATGCCATGCAAGCACATATATCATCCTGAATGCATATTACCGTGGCTCGCACTTCACAACTCTTGCCCCGTTTGTCGCCACGAGTTACCCGCTGATACCCCGAatccaaatcaaaatcaaaatccgTCTCAAAATGTTGCCTTGAACGAGGAGGAGAATGTGGGGTTGACGATTTGGAGGTTGCCTGGTGGAGGGTTTGCGGTGGGTAGATTCTCCGGTGGGAGAAGAGGTGCTGAGAGAGAGCTTCCTGTGGTTTACACTGAAATGGATGGTGGGTTTAACAATGGGGGGGGTGAGCCGAGGAGGATTTCTTGGTCCAGAGGGAATAGAGGGAGGGAGAGTGGAGGGTTGACTAGGTTTTTCCGCAATCTGTTTGGTTGCTTCAGAGGAAGTAGTACTCAGCGTTCTGCTTCTAGTAGAGAGTCTATGAGGGCGAGTTCCTCTCGTTCTAGTACTATGGATCCTTCGTTGCGGTCTCGGAGGACTTGGTCTATGGATGTAAACAGTGGGATGAGAGCGTGGTAG